The nucleotide sequence AGGTGCCGTGTTTCTTGTATTCGTGAATGACCAATTGACGGCTCGGCATGATGTCGAGCATGCGGTCGATCAGTTCGTTCGGAACCCACGGGCGGGAATCCGTGCGGCACGATTCCGGCCAGCCGCGCCGCTCGTATTGAGGCCACAAGCCGTGAAGCACGAAGGCATAGGGACGGGTGCCGTTGCATTGTTGCTCGGTACCGCTGTCGCGGCGGCTGCGGCGGTCGTCGAAGAAGCGATAGCCGCCGCCATAGCCATTGTCCTCGTACCGGGTGCGGCCCCGATCATTGCCGCCATCTTCCTCACGTCCCGCGCAATAGGTCGGCGACCAGTTCAGCGTCAGAACATAATAATCGAAATCTCCCGGCCGCGCGCTGCGGTCGCCTTGCGCATGCGCGCCACCGATCGCCGCCAGCGAGGCCACGCCCAACACAACGCACGCCACTCGCAAGGAACGTCTGATCCCCGTAACCATCACAACGCCACCCGAAAAATTTACAGAACGAAGCATGAACGTAACCGCTTCGGCGGCAAAGTCAAGCTGCCGAAGCGCGCATTTTGGAAAACTGGTGATTGCTGCCGCGATCCCAAATGAGAAATTGGTAAGGTGGGTTATTTTGGCCTCAGCACGCGCTCAAGGATGCGACCCGCCGCCGAGCCGAGCGAGCGCAGCAGCGACTTGCCGAACGCCTCGCCGTAGGTCTGGCGACTGTATCCGCCGCCACGCCCGCGCCCCTTCGGCTGCGGTTCGGGCTGAGGATCGTCCTCGCGCGGCAGCGGTTCGTCCGGCGAACCGGGCTTTTTCGGTATGCGAAACTCGCCCGCCCATTCGTAATCGTCATCGTTTCGAGCCTTGCCGGAACGCGCTCCGTTTGCGCTGCGCGTCCTGCCGCCGTTCGATGGCGCGGCACTCTCCTCCTCGTCGTATTTCCCAACCACGGGGCTTGCCTCGATCACCGCCTTGCGCTCTTCCGGCGTGACCGGCCCGAGCTGCGACGAGGGCGGACGGATCAGCGTCCGCTGCACGATGGACGGTTCGCCCTTCCCTTCCAGAAAGGAAACGAGCGCCTCGCCCGTGCCGAGTTCGAGAATGGCCTTTTCGGCATTGAAGGCAGGGTTCGCGCGGAAGGTCTCGGCGGCGGCGCGCACGGCCTTCTGCTCGCGCGGGCTGAAGGCGCGCAGGCCATGCTGCACGCGGTTGCCGAGCTGGCTCGATACGCGATCCGGCACGTCGAGCGGGTTCTGCGTGATGTAGTAGAC is from Rhodomicrobium lacus and encodes:
- a CDS encoding ribonuclease T2, whose amino-acid sequence is MLGVASLAAIGGAHAQGDRSARPGDFDYYVLTLNWSPTYCAGREEDGGNDRGRTRYEDNGYGGGYRFFDDRRSRRDSGTEQQCNGTRPYAFVLHGLWPQYERRGWPESCRTDSRPWVPNELIDRMLDIMPSRQLVIHEYKKHGTCSGLDPRGYFAAARKAYSSIRIPDEFQDLTKPLRVGPEEVRRAFLDVNRGLTPDMVQIVCLRNRLQEVRICMTKDLQPRPCAEGDQKRRLCNYDTVTMPPVRGGGVGPQGGQTQRGDRL